In Papaver somniferum cultivar HN1 chromosome 1, ASM357369v1, whole genome shotgun sequence, a genomic segment contains:
- the LOC113292400 gene encoding NAC domain-containing protein 22-like encodes MADLDLPGFRFHPTEEELLNFYLKKVVFGHKLHFDIIGFLNIYRHDPWELPGLAKIGEREWYFYVPRDRKQGPSGAGRPNRTTLNGFWKATGSDRTIRCLTDPKKILGLRKTLVFYNGRAPRGSKTDWVMNEYRLTPQNCSSSKEDIVLCKIYRKATSLKVLEQRAAMEEEEMEQRAAMEEEEMFKSSTSSPQDSYMSASLMESEINIFCKGVSNEEDQDQQHDHEQEQEQEQEQEQEQELIKEEHVEGVQEVILVNKEAETCAASMSKPSLTLVNDKFLPQLQLPGKISNNLDWMQDPFFTQIRSPWLDNWMTPTYANLLL; translated from the exons ATGGCAGACTTAGATCTTCCAGGTTTCAGGTTCCATCCCACAGAGGAAGAACTCCTCAATTTCTACCTGAAAAAAGTTGTCTTTGGTCATAAGCTTCATTTCGACATCATTGGTTTCCTCAACATTTATCGTCATGATCCTTGGGAATTACCTG GGTTGGCTAAAATTGGAGAAAGAGAATGGTACTTCTATGTTCCTAGAGACAGAAAGCAAGGTCCTTCAGGTGCCGGTAGGCCAAATCGAACGACACTGAATGGATTTTGGAAGGCAACTGGTTCTGACCGTACCATACGGTGCTTAACGGATCCGAAAAAGATTTTGGGATTAAGGAAGACTCTTGTTTTCTACAACGGCAGAGCACCAAGGGGATCTAAAACTGATTGGGTCATGAATGAATATAGACTGACGCCCCAAAATTGTTCTTCTTCCAAG GAAGATATAGTGTTATGTAAGATTTACAGAAAAGCTACGTCTTTGAAAGTACTGGAACAAAGGGCAGCCatggaggaagaagagatggaacaGAGGGCTGCCATggaggaagaagagatgtttaaATCATCCACATCGTCACCACAAGACTCATATATGTCTGCATCATTAATGGAGTCTGAAATCAATATATTTTGTAAGGGTGTTAGTAATGAAGAAGACCAAGACCAACAACACGATCATGAACAAGAGCAAGAACAGGAACAGgaacaagaacaagaacaagagtTGATCAAGGAGGAACATGTTGAGGGTGTTCAAGAAGTAATATTGGTCAACAAAGAAGCTGAAACATGTGCTGCTTCAATGTCTAAACCATCACTAACCCTCGTGAACGATAAATTCTTGCCCCAGCTTCAATTGCCTGGTAAAATTAGCAACAACTTGGATTGGATGCAAGATCCTTTCTTTACTCAGATACGTAGCCCTTGGTTAGACAATTGGATGACACCTACTTATGCCAACTTACTACTTTAA